GTAAGGACcaaattatttttctattaagtcctgaaataaaaaaaaaactgaaagaaagtgTACTTCCATTTTAATTATACTTTTAAAGCCTAAAATCTTTagaatagaaaataaatcattcatgCAACAAAGTAAAGCACTGAAAATGTATAATCATACCCTCGTCTACAATGCCAcctaaaactgcaaaaaaaccAACCTTTTTGTCCTAAAAATGGTCCTCCAGACTGATCAGCACAGCATTTTGTCTGATTAATGTCAACGATCTTAGATTAGTGATCCCAGTCCTCACACATTGCCTTCAGGACACATCCAGCCCATACGCCATTCCTCTTTTTACCTGTTTACTTGTGGGAAATGGGCCCTTGGTTGTTCTTTTTGTGTAGAGTCTGTGATGGCACAAGTAGTGTGATATTGTTAAAGTCCAAATAGAAGCATGTGCAGTTAAATAGGCATCAGAAAGCAGCAAAGTCAAAGTGACAGCAGGAATCAAATCTTTTAAGAAAATCTGGTTTTAAAGTGTATCAGAGTCAAATAAAAGTAActactaaaatattattttttaaactatttaaagttGTGTAGAATAGTCTTTTTGTCCCATATGCCTCCAAATATGCATTCTTCAGGCTTGCTCTAAAGCTAGCCAGTGTCactgagaagctgctgctggtagTATAATAGTAAATACGTCAATACTCAAATATATAGTAACTGAGCCAGCCACATTCACTCAAAAAAAATGTGCCGAAAAACAGTTCAACTCAAATGCAGATGTTTAACAATATGCACCAGAgcaacttcttttatttttgtatgctGCCGAGCAATGATTACATATATCTCAATGTAACCATGTCGACGCAATTGCCAATTGAGGATGTTATGGAGTATTTTGTACTTCTGTAAGGTTTACTGCTCTCATCATAGTTACAAAGATAGCCTAATACTAATCCAGTCGTTCATTCAGTCACTGACTTTAAAGGGATTCTCGTTATGTTATCAATGTGTAATAAGTGTGAGAGAAaccatgtgtgtatgtgtgtgcttaTGAGTTATGAGAACAAAAATCTTTATCTATAGGCTATTGTTACTGGACAACATCACCGCCTGCCTGAGGATACGGTCGTCCGTTTCACAGGATGTTTTTCAGATGGTGCAGAAGCAACTCACACATATGGGGATCTTTTTCCACTGGCTGGTATTATGGTTCCAGGTGTTATAGTGCATTTGTTGTGTATAAGTGTAATTTTCCAAGCTGTGATTACAGATACATATTCTATAAAGACATTCATATCTGTATGTGAGTTACTGTGAGCATGCTGACTCTCCATGTGTTGTTGTGTGAACACCCTTAATTTAACACGGTGATACTTGGGTCACTTTTGAGGCAGTTGCAAAaagaaatttttattttttattacttttttatggCTACTTTTGGTAAAAGAGACAATGTGGgcattgtgtatttttttccctttctttttaacatttttttttcccctgaattTGTCTTGATTCTATTTATCAGTTTTCCATCTGCCGTGCCTCAAAATGTTGCTAGGTATTGTGGTCCAAGCAGAGTTATTTAAAGGGAGGCAGGACTCATAGAGATAAAGTTAAAGCAGCCAGACTCAGGTGCACAGAATTTTAATGGTTTTCAGTATTTTAGTCACTGTGGAtgtgcatatttaaaaaaactcataaatgaGAATAATTACCTGCACATTTTAGTAAAtcaatcatatttttatttaggttttgtgTATATATTGGAGTGTTTTACctgggtctggttctgttcgGCTTTATGAATCAGTCTCTCCCGGTGATAAGGGATATGACAAAAAGTTTTCTCCTGTACCTAAATGaccagtaataataaaaatgacatagAATCAACTTTTCTGGGTTTAGACTGTTTTGTGCATCCATCCTTCTTGAAAAGACAGGAAACACATctgttaaatattctttatcAGTATCACTTGAATACAAAGGCAGGCAATAACTTTTCTGCCATGTGGGTGTGTGTACATTtttctgtagcgttagcaaaatatctgatgaaccagaCTAAAAGTTTTACtgatactttcagaaagtaattactggatgtgcatctacagtgcgttaccttttggagtcaactcaattcaggATGGCCATGACAGGAAATCAACCTTAGCCATCATGGGTATaattctgacatttttacatatattaagctaattttggtgtggtagtagctgagggccATCCTCAGTACATGCTTCAAGTGCTAACAATCACTCAAGATTATGAGATTGGGCATAATGTAattcacaaggtttgacaaaaatggttataactattatcatcataagatgaccttagttGAAAATTCTGTCATAacaggcagcgggtgatatgcatttctttacagaatgctaggcctttaagttgtaatttaaacaaactggcACTGGTATTCCTTAAATTTTACACCTagtgttctttatttaaaaaataaaaataaaaggtaaattttCAGAGGTTTGCACTTTAAGCTTTGCAAGTGTAGGAATATCCAGCAGGGTGTGCTGTGTCTCAAGATTTACTCTCCATcctggatggaaaaaaaaaaaaaaaagaaacaactcacAGTCATCAAAAGTGAGAAAGAAGAACGCCACATAGTGctgctgtccgtggtgctgaaagcAACCAGCAGACCACCCTGAAACCACAAGCTGTCACACAAAGCACCTCCAGAATCACACCAACCATCAGATGATGGGTCCTGATCACACCTGAAATCTTAGTTAGCTGCACAATAAAACTGCTGGAAGAATTAATTGGAGTTCTACAACTGACTTTATGacataaatactttattaattattaataatatatgATTCATGaactttttgtaaatttgtttttgttacaaaacaCACCAAGTTTTGCTACAAACCAAAACTTTGTGTGTCAAATACAAATTTTATAAACAGAGATGCATACATTAAAATATTAccactactactaataataatacatttacaacattttctgaaaatagatctttaaatattttctccttCAGGAGTTTAATATACATATTTGACATATCTTTCGAGCAGTCAGGAAGAAGAATGCCCTGGAGTttctagagaaattgcattatGGGAGTTTTCATTTAGCATTCTGAGCAAAAGTCAACATCAGAAACATTTAGACAATACATTAGTTATAGATTGGGCAATTAGACAGCATTTCACCACCTTAATTAAACTGCTTCCCATATTGTTAATGTTTATGATTACACTGACTGCTCCACAGTGGGTCTCAAgttttttgaaataaagacaacGTAAAGAGAAATGATCAAactcagtatttaaaaaaaaaatcataattactGCTAGTTAATTAGATCTATTAAAGAAACTTAATACAGTAGTTGAATTCAGCCTGAGTTGTATTACTGACCTGAAAAAGGACACCCTCAAACAATGAGAACAAATGAAACAgctcttaaataaaatatgtaatataaaaCATAAGGATTTAGAAATCAGCTAAAGACAATCAAGTTGTTTGAAAGCAGATGGAAGACTTAAAAATGATTAGGAGTCACGGTGgtttttaaagctctttgtgtcagaaatgttgtgtgtttgcagccCAAAAAATGTGTGTTCATCTTCGTCCCTGCTATTCAGTGGTtgcataaaagctttttttaaactacaacaCAATATCAGTTTACTGCAGTAATTATTCTACaagtaaaatcttttatttctttctgataTAATGTAAATGTATAAATACCTTTGTAcatataaatgatttaaatcttGCTATATTCAGTCAAgactctttattgttttgtcccTCCTCCCTGCACTCCTCTTTTATCTTTTGCATTACAAAATGTGGAATCCTCTTTTAATTCCatcagaaaacataaatatagataattacagtaaaaaatacCACACaggaatgtaaaaaataaactcaatacCTTCACAATGTGTTTTTGGTTCTATAAGAGCTTAGGTTTTAAGTTttacttgttatttttgttccttGGCAAAATCACTCACAGAGTTGCGCCACATTTTCTGCTGTATATCAGCCTCTTCAGTCCTCTGAAATAATATAaatttctttaataattttgCTTAGAAAATAACGTAGTTCAGCAAATACAGGCAAGTAGAGctaatacaaaatatatttacacttttaaatCAGTTGATGTTTGATCAAGGCCATGGGAAGTAGGGTTgtggagggtgctgcagcaacCCCTGATGAATGCAGGAGGGCTTGCAAATGCACACttaatgaattaataaaaaatatgttttaattgcaaCAATATTTCCTTTAAACCAGCACGGATTTTGTTTATCTGCGTGCAAAATTTTACAACCGcctaaaactcacaaaaaagcGGGCAGAGCAGCATTAGGTCATGATTGCAATTTTATAgctattttctgttaaaaaataaacagcatacTGTATTATATTAATTTTCCAGACAAATGCACTGCCAGTGTGCATTTCACTGCATATATTTGGCACTGGTACTCTTCATATTGGTGCTTAGAGTCAAACAAATTCACACATGCTCACAGCACCCCCCAACTGAAATCCGTTCCCACGACTTTGTCTTTGATTGTTCctcatttgctgttttctaaataCAGTAGAGAGGCAgttgtgctctttttttattgtgcccCTGAAGACAGATATCTTAAACAGTCTGAAACATGTATCTGTGGCTTCCGTTTATGTCACTGTTCAATACCCCAGGGGTGGAAGTGTTCAGAGTCTAGCAGTACTTTCCCCAGTCTTTGTAGAATCCAGGGGTACCAGTGCAGTCCATCGTTTTGTGCCTGGAAAGGCCCGATCATTTTATAAAAGAGTCTTAGTGGGGCCAAGGCCCAGTGGGACAAATGGTGACTGTCCACGGCTGCGTAGCAGGATGCCAGCACACCATTCACCACTATAGACCCATGCTGTGTAAGAGGAGCATATAACCCAGTGcttttctgctcctccacaaAGGTCACCACTGAAAGTTTTGAATTCCTTCTGTCTGTAGATGTAAACACACACTGTCCTGGATGGACTTCACTGGCAAAAACTGTCCTCAGACGTCCTCCAAGGCCGCTTCCCTGCCATACAGAACCAAAAGGTTGCCTCTCTTGAGATGTTTCTCTCCAATCCGACGTGTTCAGTCCACCTTCACAGTCGGTGGCAAAGATCAGGTGAGCAGCTGTGAGGCTAATGTTAACACCTGCTTTTGTCCCGATGATGTAGAAGGTCTTTGTGGCGTTGGGCTGACGGTCCAGAAAGGACACGACCGGGCTGTAGAGAAGTGAAGGATGGCCATCTGCTGTTGAGGACGCCAAGACATGGTCGCCAGGGAGAAGGTCACGCATATATTTGGTACCACCACCTTCAATCATAACCTGAGCCTCACCAGGAAAACAACCACCAGTTTTGGCTGCTACTGAGTGCTctggagaaagaaaagcagaacaaaacaaggtGTTTAATTTCAATTGtactgcttttttgttgttgtaacaaggatgagaaaaaaatgcagctgaaaacGAGCAAAAGAATAGCTGCATGTGGCCTGCACGTTATTCTAGGTCACTGAGTAATCCATGAAGCAGGTGAGACTTTGACACTGACTCAAGAACTACTTTATCTGAGAGGATCAGTGGGAGATTGTTAACATGAATATAATGTGACTCAGGTTCAAACTTCTGTCTGCCTATGGCCATGATTAGAAGTCAAGTGCACACACGGAAACATTCTTCAGAGAAAACACGAAGgttaaaagcattttatctTTGGTTGTTGCAAACCCTTCAGAAGGTGAATATTTGAGTTCTTTCATAaccattcaagatgactgccacagctaatccactttagcaacacaaaaatgtttattgattagtcaattttatagatttggaggtaaaatttgatgtaataGAGACTGGGAGTCAGTGTCCCAAGGTTTTGgaaggttttggtttttaaaataggTCAAAGTTTTTGTGAAATGCTTTACATTTACTCTTAAAGGAGATACTGTACCTTTTCACTTTTGTGTAGTAAGCATTGATCTTGCTATTCTGCTTGGAATGTCAAATTTACTTTCACATGACGGAATCAATAAGTATGGAatataagtaaataaacatgCTTGTTTATTCTTTGATGAGCTACTGAGGTCCATTTCTTTGGTCAAATCTGCCATAGGCTGCTTTTGATCTGGTGTCTGAGTTATTTGGCCCTTTAAGACGCAGTGAGAGGAGGTGGC
This genomic stretch from Kryptolebias marmoratus isolate JLee-2015 linkage group LG6, ASM164957v2, whole genome shotgun sequence harbors:
- the ihha gene encoding indian hedgehog signaling molecule a; translation: MRISLLLLPASLCALVLLLLLAPASEGCGPGRGYGKRRPPKKLIPLAYKQFSPNVAEKTLGASGRPEGKITRNSERFKELTPNYNTDIIFKDEEDTGADRLMTQRCKDKLNSLAISVVNMWPGVKLRVTEGWDEDGNHLEDSLHYEGRAVDITTSDRDKNKYAMLARLAVEAGFDWVYYESKGHIHCSVKSEHSVAAKTGGCFPGEAQVMIEGGGTKYMRDLLPGDHVLASSTADGHPSLLYSPVVSFLDRQPNATKTFYIIGTKAGVNISLTAAHLIFATDCEGGLNTSDWRETSQERQPFGSVWQGSGLGGRLRTVFASEVHPGQCVFTSTDRRNSKLSVVTFVEEQKSTGLYAPLTQHGSIVVNGVLASCYAAVDSHHLSHWALAPLRLFYKMIGPFQAQNDGLHWYPWILQRLGKVLLDSEHFHPWGIEQ